In Alphaproteobacteria bacterium, one DNA window encodes the following:
- a CDS encoding DegQ family serine endoprotease has translation MRSVMHLLVNRTRRSNAAMRMACVAMCLLSLSLAAPHMAQARGAPESFADLAEGLLPSVVNISTTQSLDKGGATDAGPGEDMMPQFPPGSPFEDMFRDFFDRHKMAPNGQSQPSMRRVTSLGSGFVIDPSGYIVTNNHVIQNAEEITVILHDDTNLPAKVVGRDSKTDLAVLKVTPPRPLTAIKWGDSDKLRIGDWVLAIGNPFGLGGSVTAGIISARARDINAGPYDDFLQTDAPINRGNSGGPIFSMNGDVIGVATAILSPSGGSVGIGFAIPASMAQAVVAQLKDHGKIRRGWIGVRIQNVNDDIAKSLGLEKSRGALVSKVMPNSPASKAGLQTGDVILSFDGKDINEMRRLPRIVAETPIDRQVSLNFWRKGRQESTKMTIAEMEVTPEDEDEDAPKPAKAEKAETGTVKTLGITVSKLTQELRRRNDINDKTQGVLITAVSEDGPAADKGVRPGSVLIEVNQQPVDTVPEAVSAMNDAVARAHRENRPVLLLIEQRGDLRFVALQPSKGAKGNKEKGKAETDENPGGE, from the coding sequence ATGAGGAGCGTCATGCATCTGCTTGTGAACCGCACACGCCGTTCGAATGCCGCCATGCGCATGGCCTGCGTGGCCATGTGTCTGCTATCATTATCTCTGGCCGCACCACATATGGCGCAAGCGCGCGGTGCGCCCGAAAGCTTTGCGGATTTGGCCGAGGGACTTTTACCATCGGTGGTAAATATCTCCACCACGCAAAGCTTGGATAAGGGGGGAGCGACTGACGCCGGTCCTGGTGAGGACATGATGCCCCAATTTCCGCCCGGCTCACCGTTTGAGGATATGTTTCGCGATTTTTTTGACCGTCATAAAATGGCCCCCAATGGACAGTCTCAACCCAGCATGCGCCGCGTGACATCACTGGGGTCGGGATTCGTGATTGATCCTTCGGGCTACATCGTCACAAACAACCACGTTATCCAGAACGCTGAGGAAATAACGGTCATTCTGCATGACGATACCAATCTGCCTGCCAAGGTCGTTGGCCGTGACAGCAAGACGGATCTGGCCGTGCTCAAAGTCACGCCGCCGCGCCCTCTAACAGCCATCAAATGGGGCGACAGCGACAAGCTGCGCATAGGCGATTGGGTGCTGGCCATCGGCAATCCTTTTGGCCTTGGCGGCTCGGTGACGGCGGGGATCATCTCGGCCCGTGCGCGCGACATCAACGCCGGCCCTTATGACGATTTCCTGCAGACAGACGCCCCCATCAATCGCGGAAATTCGGGGGGACCGATTTTCAGCATGAACGGAGACGTGATCGGCGTGGCCACGGCCATCCTCTCGCCCTCGGGCGGTTCGGTGGGCATCGGCTTTGCCATCCCCGCATCCATGGCGCAAGCCGTGGTGGCGCAGTTGAAAGACCACGGCAAGATCCGCCGGGGTTGGATCGGCGTGCGCATCCAGAACGTCAACGATGATATAGCCAAGAGCCTGGGGCTTGAGAAGTCGCGCGGTGCCCTGGTGTCAAAGGTCATGCCCAACAGCCCGGCCTCGAAAGCGGGACTACAGACAGGGGACGTTATTTTGTCTTTCGACGGCAAAGACATCAACGAGATGCGCCGTCTGCCGCGCATCGTGGCCGAAACGCCGATTGACCGCCAGGTTTCATTGAACTTCTGGCGCAAGGGACGGCAAGAAAGCACCAAGATGACCATCGCCGAGATGGAAGTCACCCCTGAAGACGAGGATGAGGACGCTCCCAAGCCGGCCAAAGCCGAAAAAGCCGAAACCGGCACGGTCAAAACACTGGGGATCACCGTCTCCAAACTGACCCAAGAACTGCGCCGCCGCAACGATATCAACGACAAAACACAAGGCGTTCTGATCACCGCCGTGAGCGAGGACGGCCCGGCGGCGGATAAAGGTGTGCGTCCTGGCAGCGTGTTGATCGAGGTCAATCAACAGCCCGTGGACACGGTGCCCGAAGCCGTCAGTGCCATGAACGACGCCGTCGCCCGCGCGCATCGTGAGAATCGTCCGGTCCTTTTGTTGATCGAACAACGTGGCGATTTGCGCTTTGTGGCCTTGCAGCCTTCGAAGGGAGCAAAAGGCAACAAGGAAAAGGGAAAAGCGGAAACGGACGAAAATCCCGGTGGCGAATGA
- a CDS encoding DsbA family protein, producing the protein MKNLSRVAFAGMIMLAPAPVLAAAPAPAPEPAPSKPAIAVDAAERGKIESVIRDLLDREPEIVLKAAKDAYGREEAKAQEKARQEISQNRDALVKSAHGSEAGNPKGDVTVVEFFDYQCGHCRSAHGTVAKLISEDSNVRVIYRHMPILGEASGWMAFAAIAAQQQGKFKQMHDAMMTVKSPQTKESLIKMAEGAGLDVAKFTKALDSSESKAALTQDVMLAKTLNINGTPAFIIGDQMFSGELPLEQFKSVIAEQRKKKS; encoded by the coding sequence ATGAAGAATCTGTCTCGTGTTGCGTTTGCTGGCATGATAATGCTGGCTCCGGCCCCGGTCTTGGCGGCAGCTCCGGCTCCGGCCCCGGAACCCGCGCCGTCCAAACCCGCCATTGCCGTGGATGCCGCCGAGCGCGGCAAGATCGAATCCGTGATCCGCGATCTTCTGGATCGTGAGCCGGAAATCGTGCTGAAAGCTGCCAAGGACGCCTATGGCCGCGAAGAGGCCAAGGCGCAGGAAAAGGCGCGCCAGGAAATCAGCCAGAACCGTGATGCTCTGGTCAAGAGCGCCCATGGCTCGGAAGCCGGCAATCCTAAGGGTGATGTGACCGTCGTCGAGTTCTTCGACTATCAGTGCGGCCATTGCCGCTCAGCCCATGGCACCGTGGCTAAGCTAATCAGCGAAGACAGCAATGTGCGCGTGATCTATCGTCACATGCCGATCCTGGGCGAGGCTTCGGGCTGGATGGCCTTTGCCGCTATCGCCGCTCAGCAACAGGGCAAGTTCAAGCAGATGCATGACGCCATGATGACCGTCAAGTCTCCCCAGACCAAGGAAAGCTTGATCAAGATGGCCGAAGGGGCCGGTCTGGACGTGGCCAAGTTCACCAAGGCCCTAGACAGCAGCGAATCGAAAGCTGCCTTGACGCAAGACGTGATGTTGGCCAAGACCTTGAACATCAACGGCACGCCCGCTTTCATCATCGGCGACCAGATGTTCAGCGGCGAGCTGCCGTTAGAGCAGTTCAAGTCCGTGATCGCCGAACAGCGCAAGAAGAAGAGCTAA
- the accB gene encoding acetyl-CoA carboxylase biotin carboxyl carrier protein encodes MPKFEVDAEMVRNLANLLTETGLTEIEYAEGEKRLRLMRGSVAVSGPTLPVAAMPAPHLATTAPATAPANESQPQGGVTSPMVGTAYLAPEPGAPPFIKVGDRIEAGATLLIIEAMKVMNPIKAPRSGTISRIIVTDAKPVEFGETLVVIE; translated from the coding sequence ATGCCTAAATTCGAAGTCGATGCCGAGATGGTGCGTAACCTGGCCAATCTGTTGACGGAAACCGGCCTGACGGAAATTGAATACGCCGAAGGGGAAAAGCGCCTACGCCTGATGCGCGGCTCGGTCGCCGTGTCCGGCCCAACCCTGCCCGTGGCGGCCATGCCGGCCCCCCATCTGGCCACAACGGCCCCGGCCACAGCCCCCGCCAATGAAAGCCAGCCGCAAGGCGGCGTCACCTCCCCCATGGTCGGCACGGCCTATCTAGCGCCCGAGCCTGGCGCGCCCCCCTTCATCAAAGTCGGCGACCGCATCGAAGCCGGAGCCACATTGCTGATCATCGAGGCCATGAAGGTCATGAACCCCATCAAGGCCCCCCGTTCAGGCACCATCAGCCGAATCATAGTCACCGACGCCAAGCCCGTAGAGTTCGGCGAGACGCTGGTGGTGATTGAATAG
- a CDS encoding DotA/TraY family protein: MSHPEQERPGPQNEKDKRTPTLGSVARFALMPEFKRSVTPLFEVGRILSQVLAILFASQGLFDRDHPGLRGQGPLPLKNVIGTAWSRVEFTKEKLPQAAFFLAVVMSLVMTVATMVIVLMLSLSSVAHAAPASGNELGMFESPAGDKDWANNWIEHLLGDNRDIQIPNPGSGQNVTATGTGLVKVLKSVLSIYSLALMVLATVILLYHGIGLTVETAWRGKMMGRGSQMWAALRLVFGLGLLVPLASGLNSGQHIVIQIAKWGSGLGSYAWTAMSKELLNMNAGLLPPSNAAIGANVGRMMAIGICREVYDGAVRQDKGWISKDVETGMYKVTEISPYMDENPLIRGIGQYVRRWDVSPIPAKLAAVANNTYADLQGACGSVAYATEAAKGSILTTSAVQKLRDIHKAALFDGGVSCPSSDPNSVQNSYSVYTCAMDKGRELAAEVLAKRAGATVVKDCNSGSICKAEEKVTDLLALVTNYQDAIVKKSQEYLAKETLGSLIREDHVLKKVASGESNFGWMFAGLYYIAYSQVVSKIWEEASAVPKVDGSTTQLMENASKDSASAMINPDVPADSREAQIVAESVYGDHQSKAATELAPTFQATYNMLKADKRMSAQAIGEGITLDNSFGWIVRKGMELGIWNQNMDFFPITSFQQNANDAIGSFVILGMRLYKMSIAMFGSGAVASGVGAIIEGVSGWVAGLSLAAGPLGKAGSVLLSGSLFFTGKILSMAGALLMTLAFIIFGAALMLAFLLPIVPFWRFLLGIMTWLLSLLEMVVAVPLVALAHLTPYGDDIYSPSSKGAYMALVQLMFRPILMLIGMILAILLANSLIGFLNAVYWQAVGAAVVPDVEVATARLPDTLGVLQRLVYILIYCMVGYTICNSCFKLIDTIPQFAMGWINQQNFEKPFDYDLHGNVKNALIGGSGMLAPIKSLGSDTTKALSGMVTEPLADYKKQKLKDRLKSIDKWKKS, encoded by the coding sequence ATGAGCCATCCGGAGCAAGAGCGTCCCGGACCGCAGAATGAAAAAGACAAGCGAACACCGACGTTAGGAAGTGTGGCGCGCTTTGCTTTGATGCCGGAGTTTAAACGCAGCGTGACGCCTCTTTTCGAGGTGGGCCGCATTCTTTCGCAGGTTCTGGCTATTCTGTTCGCTTCCCAAGGGTTGTTTGACCGTGACCATCCCGGCCTGCGCGGACAAGGGCCTTTGCCACTGAAGAATGTGATCGGCACGGCCTGGTCGCGCGTGGAGTTCACCAAGGAAAAACTGCCCCAAGCCGCCTTTTTCCTGGCTGTGGTGATGAGCCTGGTGATGACCGTGGCCACGATGGTGATCGTGTTGATGCTCAGCCTTAGCTCCGTCGCCCATGCCGCACCCGCATCAGGCAATGAGCTAGGCATGTTCGAGTCTCCCGCCGGCGATAAAGACTGGGCCAATAATTGGATCGAGCATTTGCTGGGGGATAATCGGGATATTCAAATCCCCAATCCCGGCTCGGGGCAAAACGTGACCGCCACGGGCACCGGGTTGGTCAAGGTGCTTAAATCCGTTTTGTCGATCTACAGCCTGGCACTGATGGTTCTTGCCACCGTGATCTTGCTGTATCACGGCATTGGCTTGACGGTGGAGACAGCCTGGCGCGGCAAGATGATGGGGCGCGGCAGCCAGATGTGGGCCGCCTTGCGCCTTGTCTTTGGCCTTGGCTTGCTGGTCCCTTTGGCATCGGGCCTGAATTCGGGCCAGCATATCGTGATCCAAATCGCTAAATGGGGTTCGGGCCTGGGCAGTTATGCCTGGACGGCGATGTCCAAGGAATTGCTGAATATGAATGCAGGGCTTTTGCCTCCCTCCAACGCCGCCATAGGGGCCAATGTGGGACGCATGATGGCCATCGGTATCTGCCGCGAGGTGTATGACGGCGCAGTGCGCCAAGACAAAGGCTGGATTTCAAAAGATGTCGAAACAGGCATGTATAAAGTGACGGAAATCAGTCCCTATATGGACGAGAACCCCCTGATCCGGGGGATTGGCCAGTATGTGCGCAGATGGGATGTTTCCCCCATCCCTGCCAAACTTGCGGCGGTGGCCAACAACACATATGCCGATCTTCAAGGGGCATGCGGCAGTGTTGCCTATGCCACGGAAGCGGCCAAAGGGAGCATTTTAACAACCAGCGCTGTGCAGAAACTCCGCGATATTCATAAGGCCGCTTTGTTTGACGGGGGCGTTTCCTGCCCCAGCTCGGACCCCAACAGCGTGCAGAACAGCTATTCCGTCTATACCTGCGCCATGGACAAGGGGCGTGAATTGGCCGCCGAAGTCCTGGCCAAGCGCGCAGGTGCCACGGTGGTCAAAGATTGCAACAGCGGCAGCATTTGCAAAGCCGAAGAAAAAGTCACCGACCTGCTGGCTCTGGTCACGAATTACCAAGATGCCATCGTCAAGAAATCTCAGGAATATCTGGCCAAGGAGACCCTGGGCAGTCTGATTAGGGAAGACCACGTCTTAAAAAAGGTCGCCTCGGGTGAGAGCAATTTCGGCTGGATGTTCGCCGGCCTCTATTACATCGCCTATTCCCAAGTTGTCAGCAAGATATGGGAAGAGGCCAGTGCCGTGCCGAAAGTTGATGGATCGACAACACAGCTGATGGAGAATGCCTCGAAAGATTCAGCCTCAGCTATGATCAATCCTGACGTACCTGCAGATAGTCGTGAAGCCCAGATTGTAGCTGAAAGCGTTTACGGTGACCACCAATCGAAGGCAGCAACAGAACTGGCCCCCACCTTCCAGGCCACTTACAACATGCTCAAAGCCGATAAACGAATGTCGGCACAGGCGATTGGCGAAGGGATCACGCTGGACAACAGCTTCGGATGGATCGTCAGGAAAGGTATGGAACTTGGCATATGGAATCAGAATATGGATTTCTTTCCCATCACAAGCTTTCAACAAAACGCCAATGACGCCATCGGTTCTTTCGTCATTCTGGGTATGCGGCTGTATAAAATGTCCATCGCGATGTTCGGCAGTGGGGCGGTGGCCTCGGGCGTGGGGGCGATAATTGAGGGCGTTTCGGGATGGGTGGCGGGTCTAAGTCTGGCGGCTGGCCCTCTGGGCAAAGCCGGTTCTGTGCTCCTCAGCGGTTCTCTCTTTTTTACGGGCAAGATTCTCAGCATGGCGGGCGCATTGTTAATGACCTTGGCCTTTATCATATTCGGTGCGGCGTTGATGTTGGCTTTTCTGTTGCCTATCGTCCCCTTTTGGCGCTTTCTGCTGGGCATCATGACTTGGTTGTTATCGTTGCTGGAGATGGTGGTGGCCGTGCCCTTGGTCGCTTTGGCGCATCTGACGCCTTATGGCGATGATATCTATTCGCCATCCAGCAAGGGCGCCTATATGGCTTTGGTGCAGTTGATGTTCCGGCCCATCCTGATGCTGATCGGCATGATCTTGGCCATTTTGTTGGCCAATTCGTTGATTGGTTTCCTTAACGCTGTCTATTGGCAGGCGGTGGGAGCGGCCGTGGTTCCCGATGTCGAGGTTGCGACCGCGCGTCTTCCCGATACGCTGGGGGTATTACAGCGGTTGGTCTATATCCTGATCTATTGCATGGTCGGCTATACCATCTGCAACAGCTGCTTTAAGCTGATCGATACCATCCCGCAATTCGCCATGGGTTGGATCAACCAGCAAAACTTCGAGAAGCCGTTCGATTATGACCTGCACGGCAACGTCAAGAACGCGCTGATCGGCGGTAGCGGTATGCTGGCTCCCATCAAGAGCTTGGGCTCTGATACGACAAAGGCCCTATCGGGCATGGTGACCGAGCCGCTGGCCGACTACAAAAAACAAAAACTCAAAGACCGTTTGAAATCCATCGATAAATGGAAGAAGTCATAG
- a CDS encoding DotA/TraY family protein, whose product MTISSRPARPIIALLGMTFGLMLTFFAAPYSAKAEDAPAFTPAAEELFKPSLTDDWALKWIDHLLGPDNTDLVFANGDNGTTTVSGAGLTTVLKTLLRIYSIAMLVVGGIILTYHLIVITTEGAWKGQMGGRANQIWAPIRVVFAIGLLVPLGSGINTGQEVVLQFARWGSNLGSYAWTKTLTYMLNMDSGVVVSTKFNMSVPAAQFVMTGICTRVIENNRMCVAEKSLKDNGYNVIGYAAGDKVLVAGNECSTDLLSNQKCGALRLASAGGDSTGILNPAIEDLLRTRQNGLFVAQSDVFRKYGFDAADGILKGSLIGEPPGYEDDVTSFNNQLSALTKEIVGGKTIKDLINPKNPLYILSQSTGDGSSASGNHGWVLAGMYYVIISRVYSEMSSALAALPQVAIPEIKGVLPNNHIREGEIQKIIDGATVAFGNALQGARKSAEDAKGEDGELDQVMRYVRGLMTLYGILDSEGDLILTTANFTQNPGDAIGSMISLGNRLLRASLSMMGSAVMTSTILDTGALFLKKATTNPALNFLATGIDKFTDIVVAFAIAIGFILFVAALTLAFILPMMPFFRFFLGVMTWLISVVEAVVAIPLVALAHLNPYGDDLPASSARPAYMMLLQLLFRPFLMLVGMILAIVLANSMIAFLNATFWSALAVIDSTTSGGAAISTTQGALSQLIYLIIYCIMAYSIVTMCMKLIDILPTNALKWIGASPVGEGGRVDDSFIGAAAGAVTTYVAGGMVKDVVTQSGNIVSGSVSGIYDARKAKKDENDAIEAAYRERGMFELIKRNNPDVTGADLVDIGRKSYEAQSANASKASTSGQSTNSQQAADAQQQAQQAEQKANQALQALKRGDSKPKPRDASAKRSTGSRLNRLMDMLTAFFSRKPPGGLSGS is encoded by the coding sequence ATGACGATATCTTCTCGCCCCGCTCGCCCCATCATCGCACTGTTGGGCATGACGTTTGGCCTGATGCTGACATTCTTTGCGGCCCCATATTCGGCAAAAGCCGAAGACGCCCCGGCCTTTACCCCGGCGGCGGAGGAATTGTTTAAGCCCAGCCTGACGGATGATTGGGCCTTGAAATGGATCGATCATTTACTAGGCCCCGACAACACCGATTTGGTCTTTGCCAATGGCGATAACGGCACCACCACGGTTTCGGGCGCAGGGCTGACGACGGTGCTCAAGACATTGCTGCGTATCTACAGCATCGCCATGCTGGTCGTGGGCGGCATCATCCTGACCTACCATCTCATCGTCATCACCACGGAAGGCGCGTGGAAAGGACAGATGGGGGGACGCGCCAACCAGATATGGGCACCCATCCGCGTGGTCTTTGCCATCGGCCTGTTGGTTCCCTTGGGATCGGGCATCAACACCGGCCAGGAAGTGGTGCTGCAATTCGCGCGCTGGGGGTCCAATCTGGGCAGTTACGCCTGGACAAAAACCCTGACCTATATGCTGAATATGGACAGCGGCGTTGTGGTCTCGACCAAATTTAATATGTCTGTTCCTGCCGCTCAATTCGTGATGACGGGGATATGCACGCGCGTCATCGAAAACAATCGCATGTGCGTGGCTGAGAAATCCCTTAAAGATAATGGATATAATGTGATTGGCTATGCGGCGGGAGATAAGGTGCTTGTAGCTGGTAATGAATGTTCCACGGATCTATTAAGCAACCAGAAATGCGGCGCACTGCGATTGGCGAGTGCGGGCGGCGATAGCACAGGCATCTTAAACCCCGCGATAGAAGACCTACTGCGCACCAGGCAAAATGGGTTGTTCGTAGCTCAATCGGATGTGTTCCGTAAGTATGGCTTTGACGCAGCAGATGGCATACTCAAGGGCAGTTTGATCGGTGAACCCCCGGGTTATGAGGATGATGTTACATCCTTCAACAATCAGTTATCTGCCTTAACAAAGGAAATTGTGGGCGGCAAAACGATCAAAGATTTGATTAATCCTAAGAACCCTCTTTATATCCTCTCGCAATCGACGGGAGATGGATCATCCGCCAGCGGCAATCACGGTTGGGTGTTGGCGGGAATGTACTATGTCATCATCTCGCGTGTGTACTCTGAAATGTCATCGGCACTCGCTGCATTGCCTCAAGTGGCTATCCCTGAAATTAAGGGTGTGCTGCCCAATAATCATATTAGAGAGGGAGAAATTCAAAAGATTATAGACGGTGCAACGGTAGCTTTTGGCAACGCCCTTCAAGGGGCGCGGAAATCTGCGGAAGACGCCAAAGGCGAGGATGGTGAGCTGGATCAGGTCATGCGGTATGTACGGGGACTGATGACATTGTATGGCATTCTGGACTCGGAAGGCGACTTAATCCTGACAACCGCAAACTTTACACAAAATCCGGGCGATGCGATTGGTTCGATGATTTCTCTGGGCAATCGGTTGCTGCGCGCATCGTTGTCCATGATGGGATCAGCCGTGATGACCAGTACGATTTTGGACACGGGCGCGTTGTTTCTTAAGAAAGCCACGACGAATCCGGCATTGAACTTTCTTGCGACAGGTATTGATAAATTCACGGATATTGTCGTGGCTTTTGCCATCGCCATCGGCTTTATTTTATTTGTCGCGGCGCTGACCCTGGCCTTTATCCTGCCGATGATGCCTTTCTTTCGATTCTTCCTGGGCGTCATGACCTGGCTGATCTCGGTGGTCGAAGCGGTCGTGGCTATTCCACTGGTGGCCTTAGCGCATTTGAACCCCTATGGTGACGATCTCCCCGCCAGCAGTGCCAGGCCGGCTTATATGATGCTGTTGCAGCTGTTGTTCCGTCCCTTCTTGATGCTAGTGGGCATGATTCTGGCGATTGTGCTGGCCAATTCGATGATCGCATTTCTGAACGCCACCTTCTGGAGTGCCCTGGCCGTCATCGACTCGACCACATCAGGGGGGGCGGCCATATCGACAACGCAAGGCGCGTTATCGCAACTTATCTATCTCATCATCTATTGCATCATGGCCTATTCGATCGTCACGATGTGCATGAAGCTGATCGACATTCTGCCCACAAATGCCTTGAAATGGATCGGTGCAAGCCCGGTCGGCGAAGGGGGACGTGTGGATGACAGCTTCATTGGCGCGGCGGCAGGTGCCGTAACCACCTATGTTGCAGGCGGCATGGTCAAGGATGTCGTCACCCAAAGCGGCAATATCGTCTCGGGGAGTGTGTCTGGCATTTATGATGCGAGAAAAGCGAAGAAGGATGAAAACGATGCTATAGAAGCGGCGTATCGTGAAAGAGGAATGTTTGAACTTATTAAGAGAAATAACCCCGATGTTACCGGTGCAGATCTTGTGGATATAGGGCGTAAGTCATACGAAGCCCAAAGTGCCAACGCTTCAAAAGCATCCACATCGGGGCAGAGCACGAATTCGCAGCAGGCAGCAGACGCACAACAACAGGCCCAACAAGCTGAGCAGAAAGCAAATCAGGCATTGCAAGCGCTTAAGCGTGGTGATTCCAAACCCAAGCCGCGAGATGCCTCTGCTAAACGCTCGACAGGAAGTCGATTGAACAGATTAATGGATATGCTGACCGCTTTTTTCTCGAGGAAACCTCCAGGAGGCTTATCTGGTAGCTGA
- a CDS encoding adenosylcobinamide-GDP ribazoletransferase, with amino-acid sequence MSELPPDVPPSRAERHASLWTECAIAIVYLTRLPFVSRLLPESEEERSKLSARSLTWFPLVGALIGLFGGAVDALASFMGLPPYVVAPMTLICMLWLTGAVHENGLAGLVNYLSRLPGAVPKDLVNESQNLAYGNIAVLMGLAIRAAALATLSESETVFAALIVAGAWSRAVMAPVAAWLGPDPNDAFAARFGRPSGLRVVMSLALGLMISFSVLQSTCGPVIGAATIVALALALAASRFQSHRYNGPLLNSIQQLTELTALLMIVIMQGIAVN; translated from the coding sequence TTGTCCGAGTTACCGCCCGATGTTCCTCCTTCCCGCGCCGAGCGGCATGCCAGTCTTTGGACGGAATGCGCCATCGCGATTGTTTATCTGACAAGACTGCCTTTTGTTTCCCGCTTGTTACCGGAGTCCGAGGAAGAGCGCTCGAAATTGTCTGCGCGATCGCTGACATGGTTTCCGCTGGTTGGCGCGTTGATCGGTCTGTTTGGTGGCGCAGTGGACGCATTGGCCAGTTTTATGGGGTTGCCCCCCTATGTGGTGGCCCCGATGACCTTGATCTGCATGTTATGGCTGACGGGTGCCGTGCATGAGAACGGCTTGGCGGGCTTGGTGAACTATCTGTCGCGGCTGCCCGGAGCCGTACCCAAAGACCTAGTGAACGAGTCGCAAAATTTGGCCTATGGCAATATAGCCGTGTTGATGGGCTTGGCCATACGCGCTGCCGCTCTGGCAACATTGTCCGAGAGCGAAACGGTCTTTGCGGCCTTGATCGTGGCAGGAGCCTGGTCACGCGCGGTGATGGCTCCCGTCGCGGCGTGGCTGGGACCTGACCCGAACGATGCCTTTGCTGCTCGTTTTGGTCGTCCGTCTGGCTTGCGCGTGGTGATGTCGTTGGCGCTGGGACTGATGATCTCTTTCTCCGTGCTGCAATCGACTTGTGGGCCTGTCATCGGCGCGGCCACCATCGTGGCTTTGGCCTTGGCACTGGCCGCCAGCCGCTTTCAAAGCCACCGCTATAACGGGCCGTTGCTCAACAGCATCCAACAACTGACAGAGCTGACGGCCTTGCTGATGATCGTGATCATGCAAGGCATCGCCGTGAATTGA
- a CDS encoding SPFH/Band 7/PHB domain protein produces MDGFSLFTVGLVVLVFVVITQGVKTVPQGQEWTVQRFGRYIQTLDPGLHLLIPIIDQVGARLNMMEQVVDVPSQEVITKDNAMVTVDGVVFYQILDAARAAYEVTNLQHAILNLTMTNLRTVMGSMDLDELLSQRDRINLQLLHVVDDATKPWGIKVTRIEIRDIQPPRDLVDSMARQMKAERDRRAAILEAEGIKQSEILQAEGKKQSAILQAEGRREAAFRDSEAREREAEAEAKATRMVSEAIAAGNVNAINYFVAQKYVGALQAIATSPNQKLVLMPLEASGVIGALGGVAELLRTPQSAGTEKRTSVPPRV; encoded by the coding sequence ATGGACGGCTTCAGCCTTTTTACCGTCGGTTTGGTGGTTTTGGTGTTCGTGGTCATCACCCAGGGCGTCAAGACGGTTCCACAAGGCCAGGAATGGACCGTGCAGAGGTTTGGCCGCTACATCCAAACCTTGGACCCGGGCTTGCATCTGCTGATCCCTATCATCGACCAAGTCGGTGCGCGCCTGAATATGATGGAGCAGGTGGTGGATGTGCCCAGTCAAGAGGTCATCACCAAGGACAACGCCATGGTCACGGTGGATGGCGTTGTCTTTTACCAAATCCTCGATGCCGCCCGCGCGGCCTATGAAGTCACCAATTTGCAGCACGCTATATTGAATCTCACCATGACCAATCTGCGCACAGTGATGGGATCGATGGATTTGGACGAATTGCTGTCTCAGCGCGACCGCATCAATCTTCAGCTGCTGCATGTGGTGGATGACGCCACCAAGCCTTGGGGCATCAAGGTGACGCGTATCGAAATCCGCGACATTCAGCCCCCGCGCGATCTGGTGGACTCGATGGCACGGCAGATGAAGGCCGAACGCGACCGCCGCGCCGCCATCTTGGAGGCAGAAGGCATCAAACAGTCCGAGATTCTCCAGGCCGAAGGCAAGAAACAATCCGCCATTTTGCAAGCCGAAGGCCGCCGCGAAGCGGCTTTCCGCGACTCCGAGGCGCGTGAGCGTGAAGCCGAAGCCGAGGCTAAGGCGACGCGCATGGTGTCCGAAGCCATCGCGGCGGGTAACGTGAATGCCATCAATTACTTCGTGGCCCAGAAATATGTGGGCGCGTTGCAAGCCATTGCCACATCCCCCAACCAAAAGCTCGTTCTTATGCCTTTGGAGGCATCCGGCGTGATCGGTGCCTTGGGCGGCGTGGCCGAGTTGCTGCGTACCCCACAATCGGCGGGAACCGAAAAACGGACATCCGTCCCGCCGCGTGTATAA
- a CDS encoding NfeD family protein yields the protein MIVQLEAWHWLLAAAVFVTLEIVAPGVFMLWFGIAAAFVSLISFAIPGMTWTVQLALFGVIALMSFGLGRAYVRQIAHGSEGSFLNRRAEQYKGQILVMETALVNGHGQARVGNDTVWSVMGPDLPAGARVRVVGSDGIVLKVESVTDIPENKKRQT from the coding sequence ATGATCGTTCAACTGGAAGCTTGGCACTGGTTGTTGGCGGCGGCGGTTTTCGTGACGCTCGAGATCGTCGCTCCGGGCGTGTTCATGCTGTGGTTCGGTATCGCCGCCGCCTTTGTCTCTCTTATCAGTTTCGCCATTCCAGGCATGACCTGGACGGTGCAACTGGCTTTGTTCGGTGTGATTGCCCTTATGAGTTTCGGTCTCGGCAGGGCCTATGTGCGACAGATTGCCCATGGCAGCGAAGGATCGTTCTTGAATCGCCGCGCCGAACAATACAAAGGACAGATATTGGTCATGGAAACCGCACTCGTGAACGGTCACGGTCAGGCGCGGGTAGGAAACGACACAGTATGGTCAGTGATGGGGCCTGATTTGCCGGCAGGCGCACGGGTGCGCGTGGTAGGCAGCGACGGCATTGTGTTGAAGGTCGAATCCGTCACCGACATACCAGAAAACAAAAAGCGCCAGACGTGA